Proteins encoded by one window of Halorussus salinus:
- a CDS encoding S24/S26 family peptidase, with translation MSSSRDDHSSDEEGRTDGRDSSSGGRSDDAAGTDRSRAEREARSDGGEREEGTGPLALVRRFRSSDNEVVVFVREVLSSAGIVVAIGLLLFAVSGVWPPMVAIESGSMEPHMEKGDLVFIMEEGRLAPAAAQQGTGVVGYQAGEEAGYRTFNDYGDVVVYKPDGSEYATPIIHRARFWVEEGENWYDKADQEYVQVENCEQLTNCPAPNAGFITKGDANPYYDQANGMEISDPVKPSWIRGTAELRIPWLGWVRLKFSGAAYLSPGTSNLLSGTTPLSVGSTPLAGAA, from the coding sequence ATGAGTTCTTCCCGAGACGACCACTCTTCCGACGAGGAGGGCCGGACCGACGGCCGGGACTCCTCGTCCGGCGGGCGGTCCGACGACGCGGCGGGGACCGACCGCTCGCGGGCCGAGCGCGAGGCCCGGTCAGACGGCGGCGAGCGCGAGGAGGGAACCGGCCCGCTCGCGCTCGTCCGTCGGTTCCGCAGCAGCGACAACGAGGTGGTGGTGTTCGTCCGCGAGGTGTTGAGTAGCGCCGGAATCGTGGTAGCTATCGGACTCCTGCTGTTCGCCGTCAGCGGCGTCTGGCCGCCGATGGTCGCCATCGAGAGCGGGAGCATGGAACCCCACATGGAGAAAGGGGACCTCGTCTTTATCATGGAGGAGGGTCGTCTCGCGCCCGCGGCCGCCCAGCAGGGCACCGGGGTCGTCGGCTATCAAGCCGGGGAAGAGGCCGGATACAGGACGTTCAACGACTACGGCGACGTGGTCGTCTACAAACCCGACGGGAGCGAGTACGCCACGCCCATCATCCATCGCGCCAGATTCTGGGTGGAGGAGGGAGAAAACTGGTACGACAAAGCCGACCAAGAGTACGTTCAGGTCGAGAACTGCGAGCAACTGACCAACTGTCCCGCCCCGAACGCCGGGTTCATCACCAAGGGCGACGCCAACCCTTACTACGACCAAGCGAACGGGATGGAGATAAGCGACCCCGTGAAGCCCAGTTGGATTCGCGGCACGGCCGAACTCCGCATCCCGTGGCTCGGGTGGGTCCGACTGAAGTTCTCCGGCGCGGCGTATCTCTCGCCGGGGACGAGCAACCTCTTGTCGGGCACGACGCCCCTGTCCGTCGGTTCGACGCCGCTCGCTGGAGCCGCGTAA
- a CDS encoding DNA-directed DNA polymerase II small subunit has translation MPLETPARIVSELTSRGYNADREAVTLLAGADDPNAALAAAVERAPDDALKLSADHVETVLAEFERADTSVSDGNETANNTAEESSPPRETKGVGGNGNTGDATDGDRITEANDDAGESVTEVSRPDESVRDPDFDARSLEIDGDVTGESTGTGEYDDFVSVFRDRFKRLSKQLRSRINARPTTAVQKMPGGGETAIVGMVSDIRSTASGHWLVELEDTSGTYPCLVMKDREFADAVDELLHDEVIAVEGTLSDDNDDGDGILFVDDLYFPDVPRTYQPSTADRHVQAALISDVHVGSQEFMADAWSRFADWLHTEEAEHVEYLLVAGDMVEGVGVYPNQDDELDIVDIYDQYEQFSEYLKEVPGDLEILMIPGNHDAVRLAEPQPGFDEELRDIMSVHDAQISGNPSTVTVEGVDILMYHGVSLDEVIAELPDDKASYDDPHKAMYQLLKKRHVAPQFGGQTRLAPEEKDYLVMDSVPDVFHTGHVHKLGWGKYHNVLAVNSGCWQEQTAFQKSVNIDPDAGFAPILDLDTLDMTVRQFS, from the coding sequence GTGCCGCTGGAGACGCCCGCTCGTATCGTCAGCGAACTCACCAGTCGCGGGTACAACGCCGACCGCGAGGCCGTGACGCTCCTCGCGGGGGCCGACGACCCGAACGCCGCGCTCGCCGCGGCCGTCGAGCGCGCTCCCGACGACGCGCTGAAACTCTCGGCGGACCACGTCGAGACGGTCCTCGCGGAGTTCGAACGGGCCGACACCTCTGTTTCGGATGGAAACGAAACTGCGAATAATACTGCGGAGGAGTCGAGCCCTCCACGAGAAACAAAGGGGGTCGGCGGAAACGGAAACACCGGCGACGCGACGGACGGTGACCGAATCACGGAAGCGAACGACGACGCTGGCGAGAGCGTCACCGAGGTCTCGCGGCCCGACGAGTCGGTCCGGGACCCCGACTTCGACGCGCGGTCGCTGGAAATCGACGGCGACGTGACCGGCGAGAGTACCGGGACCGGCGAGTACGACGACTTCGTGTCGGTGTTCCGCGACCGGTTCAAGCGCCTCAGCAAGCAGTTGCGCTCGCGGATCAACGCGCGGCCGACCACCGCGGTCCAGAAGATGCCCGGCGGCGGCGAGACCGCCATCGTCGGGATGGTCAGCGACATCCGTTCGACCGCGAGCGGCCACTGGCTCGTCGAGTTGGAGGATACGAGCGGGACCTACCCGTGTCTCGTGATGAAAGACCGCGAGTTCGCCGACGCGGTGGACGAACTCCTCCACGACGAAGTCATCGCGGTCGAGGGCACCCTCTCGGACGACAACGACGACGGCGACGGGATTCTCTTCGTGGACGACCTCTACTTCCCGGACGTGCCCCGGACGTATCAGCCCTCGACCGCAGACCGCCACGTACAGGCCGCGCTCATCAGCGACGTTCACGTCGGGAGCCAAGAGTTCATGGCCGACGCGTGGTCGCGCTTCGCCGACTGGCTCCACACCGAGGAGGCCGAACACGTCGAGTACCTGCTGGTCGCGGGCGACATGGTGGAGGGCGTCGGCGTCTACCCGAATCAGGACGACGAGCTAGACATCGTGGACATCTACGACCAGTACGAGCAGTTCTCGGAGTACCTGAAGGAGGTGCCCGGCGACCTCGAAATCCTGATGATTCCGGGTAACCACGACGCGGTTCGACTCGCCGAACCGCAACCGGGCTTCGACGAGGAGCTACGCGACATCATGTCGGTTCACGACGCCCAAATTTCGGGCAACCCCTCGACGGTCACGGTGGAGGGCGTGGACATCCTGATGTACCACGGCGTCTCGCTGGACGAGGTCATCGCCGAACTCCCCGACGACAAGGCCAGCTACGACGACCCCCACAAGGCGATGTACCAACTGCTCAAGAAGCGCCACGTCGCGCCCCAGTTCGGCGGGCAGACTCGTCTCGCGCCCGAGGAGAAAGATTACCTCGTGATGGACTCGGTGCCGGACGTGTTCCACACCGGCCACGTCCACAAGCTCGGGTGGGGCAAGTACCACAACGTCCTCGCGGTCAACTCCGGCTGTTGGCAGGAACAGACCGCCTTCCAGAAGTCGGTGAACATCGACCCGGACGCCGGATTCGCGCCCATCCTCGATCTGGACACGCTGGACATGACCGTCCGGCAGTTCAGCTAA
- a CDS encoding RAD55 family ATPase produces the protein MDTTDDADLCDFCRLPCPTDPVVMECDSTVYEFCTGACRDAMAESDRVFTEYHGFRRIRTDVSGLDKFLPQGFPRNSFVLMANDEGARDDALRAELVWRALERDEPAAVVTFTEPPISVVESFLSLDWNVLPYLESGQLHIVDCFTYRMDDRDRERMFERMDEWNRHIYDITKSVTQTVRDPSDVSELHNKIDNCLEALSMSDCGVVAVDSLTEFGTLVQPVQAYTFVKDLRADICKGRFVPIFAGATFTAEEGNFPHDLGYAVDGIVDMQVNGDIVEDTLIKRIRIRKMNGVLAIPEWVAYEFTAGKGLVTFDPLAEMRETYEGGERDDGDPRESDGAQTTSDPREGEYGTEKMGLGERAETNQ, from the coding sequence ATGGATACCACGGACGACGCCGACCTCTGCGATTTCTGTCGGCTTCCCTGTCCGACCGACCCGGTCGTGATGGAGTGCGATTCGACAGTCTACGAGTTTTGCACCGGGGCGTGCCGGGACGCGATGGCCGAGAGCGACCGCGTGTTCACGGAGTATCACGGCTTCCGGCGCATCCGGACCGACGTGTCGGGCCTCGACAAGTTCCTCCCGCAGGGGTTCCCCCGGAACTCGTTCGTTCTGATGGCCAACGACGAGGGCGCGCGCGACGACGCGCTCCGGGCCGAACTCGTCTGGCGGGCCTTGGAGCGCGACGAACCCGCCGCGGTCGTCACGTTCACCGAACCGCCCATCTCGGTGGTCGAGAGCTTCCTCTCGCTCGACTGGAACGTCCTACCGTATCTCGAATCCGGCCAACTCCACATCGTCGATTGTTTCACGTACCGGATGGACGACCGGGACCGTGAGCGCATGTTCGAGCGCATGGACGAGTGGAACCGCCACATCTACGACATCACCAAGTCGGTGACGCAGACGGTCCGGGACCCCAGTGACGTGAGCGAACTGCACAACAAGATAGACAACTGTCTGGAAGCCCTGTCGATGAGCGACTGCGGCGTCGTCGCCGTCGATTCGCTGACCGAGTTCGGCACCCTCGTCCAACCGGTGCAGGCGTACACCTTCGTCAAGGACCTCCGGGCCGACATCTGCAAGGGCCGGTTCGTCCCCATCTTCGCTGGCGCGACGTTCACCGCCGAGGAGGGAAACTTCCCCCACGACCTCGGGTACGCCGTGGACGGCATCGTGGACATGCAGGTCAACGGGGACATCGTGGAGGACACCCTCATCAAACGCATCCGCATTCGGAAGATGAACGGCGTGCTGGCGATTCCCGAGTGGGTCGCCTACGAGTTCACCGCCGGGAAAGGACTGGTCACCTTCGACCCGCTCGCCGAGATGCGCGAGACCTACGAGGGCGGCGAGCGCGACGACGGCGACCCGCGGGAGTCCGACGGCGCTCAGACGACTAGCGACCCGCGAGAGGGCGAGTACGGAACCGAGAAGATGGGGCTCGGAGAACGCGCCGAGACCAACCAGTGA
- a CDS encoding aspartate kinase, with product MRVVAKFGGTSLGSGDRINRAADSVADAVAQGHEIAVVASAMGNTTDELLDEIEFETDESDRAEIVSMGERTSVRMLKAALAARGVEAVFVEPGSERWPVFTDENGELDTERTKEAAEKLAAELDGVVPVITGFLAEDPAGNVTTLGRGGSDTTAVMLGNYMTADEVVIVTDVEGVMTGDPHVVEGARNVGEISVDELRNLSFRGAEVVAPSALSYKDESLNVRVVHYQHGDLLAGGTDIIGEFESLIDMREEPLACLTVAGRAIRNRPGILQDLSTALGDSDINVDAVASGMDSVTFYVDETVAERAENILHREVIDEESLSSVTVDDDVAVVRVMGGELPNQPGVIRNLVNPIADAHINIHDLITSATSVAVFVDWSDREETLNIIQDEFSN from the coding sequence ATGCGAGTAGTGGCGAAGTTCGGCGGCACGAGTCTCGGCAGCGGCGACCGCATCAATCGCGCGGCCGACTCGGTGGCCGACGCCGTGGCACAGGGCCACGAAATCGCGGTCGTCGCCAGCGCGATGGGGAACACGACCGACGAACTGCTGGACGAAATCGAGTTCGAGACCGACGAGTCCGACCGCGCCGAAATCGTCAGCATGGGCGAGCGGACCAGCGTCCGGATGTTGAAGGCCGCCCTCGCGGCCCGCGGGGTCGAAGCCGTCTTCGTGGAACCCGGAAGCGAACGCTGGCCGGTATTCACGGACGAGAACGGCGAACTCGACACCGAGCGGACGAAGGAGGCCGCAGAGAAACTCGCGGCGGAACTGGACGGCGTCGTCCCGGTCATCACCGGTTTCCTCGCGGAGGACCCGGCGGGTAACGTCACCACGCTCGGCCGCGGCGGGTCGGACACGACCGCCGTGATGCTCGGCAACTACATGACCGCCGACGAGGTGGTCATCGTGACCGACGTGGAGGGCGTCATGACCGGCGACCCCCACGTCGTGGAGGGCGCGCGGAACGTCGGGGAAATCTCGGTGGACGAACTCCGGAACCTCTCGTTCCGCGGGGCCGAGGTCGTCGCACCCAGCGCGCTCTCGTACAAAGACGAGAGCCTGAACGTCCGCGTCGTCCACTACCAGCACGGCGACCTGCTGGCTGGCGGCACCGACATCATCGGCGAGTTCGAGAGCCTCATCGACATGCGCGAGGAGCCGCTGGCCTGCCTCACGGTCGCGGGCCGGGCCATCCGGAACCGGCCGGGAATCCTACAAGACCTCTCGACCGCGCTCGGCGACAGCGACATCAACGTGGACGCGGTGGCCAGCGGGATGGACTCGGTGACGTTCTACGTAGACGAGACGGTCGCCGAGCGCGCGGAAAACATCCTTCACCGCGAGGTCATCGACGAGGAGTCTCTGTCCAGCGTCACGGTGGACGACGACGTGGCGGTCGTCCGCGTGATGGGCGGCGAACTCCCCAACCAACCGGGCGTCATCCGGAACCTCGTCAACCCCATCGCGGACGCCCACATCAACATCCACGACCTCATCACCAGCGCGACCAGCGTCGCCGTGTTCGTGGACTGGTCGGACCGCGAGGAGACCCTGAACATCATCCAAGACGAGTTCAGTAACTGA
- the pheS gene encoding phenylalanine--tRNA ligase subunit alpha gives MKLPESQVAVLRAASANDAQTIDQLADETGRKPETVTGAAFELEDAGLVRVEESTDETVTLTDEAREYLEDGLPEVRLYEAALDAEADDDPAQMGRVIGQSGLEGPQVDIALSNYARKGYGTIESGEITADPDADPESDAEADALAALDAGDFDAGDSAADDGVLEQLERRGLVEIAESTVRSVTLTDEGVTAMMEGVETAETVGQLTPEMLTSGEWQEVEFAEYNVEADAEEVTGGKTHILRQTANRVKDTLVGMGFEEMEGPHADAEFWINDCLFMPQDHPARTHWDQFALENPREIGELPEDLVARVEDAHRNGVGEDGDGYHSPWTEEVARGIDLRGHTTSLSMRYLSGHEVGELEPPQRFFSVEKVYRNDTLDPTHLLEFYQIEGWVMAEDLSVRDLMGTFEEFYAQFGITDIEFKPHYNPYTEPSFELFGTHPTTGEMVEIGNSGMFREEVLSPLGVECDVMAWGLALERLLMLMYGFEDIRDVHGTLCDLELLRETEVLH, from the coding sequence ATGAAACTCCCCGAATCACAGGTCGCGGTGTTACGAGCCGCGAGCGCGAACGACGCACAGACCATCGACCAACTGGCAGACGAGACCGGACGCAAGCCCGAGACGGTCACGGGCGCGGCCTTCGAATTGGAGGACGCGGGCCTCGTGAGGGTCGAGGAATCGACCGACGAGACCGTGACGCTCACCGACGAGGCGCGCGAGTACCTCGAAGACGGCCTCCCCGAGGTTCGTCTCTACGAGGCCGCGCTCGACGCCGAGGCCGACGACGACCCCGCCCAGATGGGCCGGGTCATCGGCCAGTCCGGGTTGGAGGGGCCACAGGTGGACATCGCCCTCTCGAACTACGCCCGGAAGGGGTACGGAACCATCGAGAGCGGCGAGATTACCGCCGACCCCGACGCCGACCCCGAGAGCGACGCCGAGGCCGACGCATTGGCCGCGCTCGATGCTGGCGACTTCGACGCGGGCGACTCGGCGGCGGACGACGGCGTGCTGGAGCAGTTAGAGCGTCGAGGACTCGTCGAAATCGCGGAGTCCACGGTGCGCTCGGTGACGCTGACCGACGAGGGCGTGACCGCGATGATGGAGGGCGTCGAGACGGCCGAGACGGTCGGCCAGTTGACGCCCGAGATGCTGACCTCCGGCGAGTGGCAGGAGGTCGAGTTCGCCGAGTACAACGTCGAGGCCGACGCCGAGGAGGTCACGGGCGGGAAGACCCACATCCTGCGCCAGACCGCCAACCGCGTGAAGGACACGCTGGTCGGGATGGGCTTCGAGGAGATGGAGGGTCCCCACGCCGACGCGGAGTTCTGGATCAACGACTGCCTGTTCATGCCCCAAGACCACCCCGCGCGGACCCACTGGGACCAGTTCGCGCTGGAGAACCCGCGCGAAATCGGCGAGTTGCCCGAGGATTTGGTGGCGCGCGTAGAGGACGCCCACCGGAACGGGGTCGGCGAGGACGGCGACGGCTATCACTCGCCGTGGACCGAGGAGGTCGCGCGGGGAATCGACCTGCGCGGCCACACCACGTCGCTGTCGATGCGGTACCTCTCGGGCCACGAAGTCGGCGAGTTGGAACCGCCACAGCGGTTCTTCAGCGTCGAGAAGGTGTACCGCAACGACACGCTCGACCCGACCCACCTGCTGGAGTTCTACCAAATAGAGGGTTGGGTGATGGCCGAGGACCTGTCGGTACGGGACCTGATGGGCACCTTCGAGGAGTTCTACGCGCAGTTCGGCATCACGGACATCGAGTTCAAGCCCCACTACAACCCCTACACGGAGCCGAGCTTCGAGCTGTTCGGGACCCACCCGACGACGGGCGAGATGGTCGAAATCGGGAACTCGGGCATGTTCCGCGAGGAGGTCCTCTCTCCGCTCGGCGTCGAGTGCGACGTGATGGCGTGGGGCCTCGCGCTGGAACGCCTGCTGATGCTGATGTACGGCTTCGAGGACATCCGCGACGTTCACGGGACGCTGTGTGACCTCGAACTGCTCCGCGAGACGGAGGTGCTACACTGA